One Cynocephalus volans isolate mCynVol1 chromosome 7, mCynVol1.pri, whole genome shotgun sequence genomic region harbors:
- the CBY2 gene encoding protein chibby homolog 2 isoform X1, with translation MSPLECSECFGDQLLHRTYTWHLTLHSRPNFTRKRDTRSESLEIPINVVLPQRGTAEPFLRLHSLYSTPRCARQGPLPGLSRRVASQHSHPLNRFSSGPLDPMERPTSQADLELDYNPPRVQLSDEMFVFQDGRWVNEDCRLRSPYFSPSTSFHHKQHHKRLAKEYPLQEENRSLREENKALREENRALREENKILQVFWEEHKATQGREESQPSLPLLHRDNTSLEVLKKDNVALQVQRAQENRALQQLLEQRQPYWAQAEDKVAPVEESQPGPSAHEEPHSPGLLPDQGSGLSLPFEEPKGPPTPQDESKTLRALREMVGDLTASAAEDEGQAGPGLPHGATPLQLLRDMSQALQALREENRLLQEENRALHVLREEHRVFQDENKAVWENNKLKLQQKLVIDTVTEVTARMEMLIEELYAFMPAKNKDPKKPSRV, from the exons cACTCGAGGccaaatttcacaagaaaaagaGATACCAGATCCGAAAGCCTAGAAATTCCAATCAATGTGGTTCTACCTCAG AGGGGCACCGCTGAGCCCTTCCTGCGGCTCCACAGCCTGTACAGCACCCCCCGCTGCGCGCGCCAGGGCCCCCTGCCCGGGCTGAGCCGCAGGGTCGCCAGCCAGCACTCGCACCCGCTGAACCGCTTCTCCTCCGGGCCCTTGGACCCCATGGAGCGCCCCACCTCCCAGGCGGACCTCGAGCTGGACTACAACCCTCCCCGGGTGCAGCTCAGCGACGAGATGTTTGTGTTCCAGGACGGGCGGTGGGTGAACGAGGACTGCCGCCTGCGGTCGCCTTACTTCTCTCCCTCCACCTCGTTCCACCACAAGCAGCACCACAAGAGGCTGGCCAAGGAGTACCCGCTGCAGGAGGAGAACAGGTCCCTGCGGGAGGAGAACAAGGCCCTGCGCGAGGAGAACCGGGCCCTGCGCGAGGAGAACAAGATCCTGCAGGTCTTCTGGGAGGAGCACAAGGCGACGCAGGGCCGCGAGGAGAGCCAGCCCTCCTTGCCTCTGCTGCACCGCGACAACACGTCCCTGGAGGTGCTGAAGAAGGACAACGTGGCCCTGCAGGTGCAGCGCGCCCAGGAGAACCGCGCCCTGCAGCAGCTGCTGGAGCAGCGGCAGCCCTACTGGGCCCAGGCGGAGGACAAGGTGGCCCCCGTGGAGGAAAGCCAGCCGGGCCCCTCGGCCCATGAGGAGCCGCACAGCCCTGGGCTGCTGCCCGACCAGGGCTCGGGCCTCTCCTTGCCCTTCGAGGAGCCCAAAGGGCCCCCGACCCCGCAGGACGAGTCCAAGACGCTGCGCGCCCTGCGGGAGATGGTCGGCGACCTGACGGCGTCGGCTGCGGAGGACGAGGGCCAGGCAGGCCCGGGCCTGCCCCACGGCGCCACCCCGCTGCAGCTGCTGCGGGACATGAGCCAGGCGCTGCAGGCCCTGCGCGAGGAGAACCGGCTGCTGCAGGAGGAGAACAGGGCGCTGCACGTGCTGCGGGAGGAGCACCGCGTCTTCCAGGACGAGAACAAGGCCGTGTGGGAGAACAACAAGCTGAAGCTGCAGCAGAAGCTGGTCATCGACACGGTCACCGAGGTCACCGCCCGCATGGAGATGCTCATCGAGGAGCTCTACGCCTTCATGCCGGCCAAGAACAAGGACCCCAAGAAGCCCAGCAGAGTCTGA
- the CBY2 gene encoding protein chibby homolog 2 isoform X3: MQPEGTKCSMDESNAERGTAEPFLRLHSLYSTPRCARQGPLPGLSRRVASQHSHPLNRFSSGPLDPMERPTSQADLELDYNPPRVQLSDEMFVFQDGRWVNEDCRLRSPYFSPSTSFHHKQHHKRLAKEYPLQEENRSLREENKALREENRALREENKILQVFWEEHKATQGREESQPSLPLLHRDNTSLEVLKKDNVALQVQRAQENRALQQLLEQRQPYWAQAEDKVAPVEESQPGPSAHEEPHSPGLLPDQGSGLSLPFEEPKGPPTPQDESKTLRALREMVGDLTASAAEDEGQAGPGLPHGATPLQLLRDMSQALQALREENRLLQEENRALHVLREEHRVFQDENKAVWENNKLKLQQKLVIDTVTEVTARMEMLIEELYAFMPAKNKDPKKPSRV, translated from the exons ATGCAACCAGAGGGGACGAAATGCAGTATGGACGAATCCAATGCAGAG AGGGGCACCGCTGAGCCCTTCCTGCGGCTCCACAGCCTGTACAGCACCCCCCGCTGCGCGCGCCAGGGCCCCCTGCCCGGGCTGAGCCGCAGGGTCGCCAGCCAGCACTCGCACCCGCTGAACCGCTTCTCCTCCGGGCCCTTGGACCCCATGGAGCGCCCCACCTCCCAGGCGGACCTCGAGCTGGACTACAACCCTCCCCGGGTGCAGCTCAGCGACGAGATGTTTGTGTTCCAGGACGGGCGGTGGGTGAACGAGGACTGCCGCCTGCGGTCGCCTTACTTCTCTCCCTCCACCTCGTTCCACCACAAGCAGCACCACAAGAGGCTGGCCAAGGAGTACCCGCTGCAGGAGGAGAACAGGTCCCTGCGGGAGGAGAACAAGGCCCTGCGCGAGGAGAACCGGGCCCTGCGCGAGGAGAACAAGATCCTGCAGGTCTTCTGGGAGGAGCACAAGGCGACGCAGGGCCGCGAGGAGAGCCAGCCCTCCTTGCCTCTGCTGCACCGCGACAACACGTCCCTGGAGGTGCTGAAGAAGGACAACGTGGCCCTGCAGGTGCAGCGCGCCCAGGAGAACCGCGCCCTGCAGCAGCTGCTGGAGCAGCGGCAGCCCTACTGGGCCCAGGCGGAGGACAAGGTGGCCCCCGTGGAGGAAAGCCAGCCGGGCCCCTCGGCCCATGAGGAGCCGCACAGCCCTGGGCTGCTGCCCGACCAGGGCTCGGGCCTCTCCTTGCCCTTCGAGGAGCCCAAAGGGCCCCCGACCCCGCAGGACGAGTCCAAGACGCTGCGCGCCCTGCGGGAGATGGTCGGCGACCTGACGGCGTCGGCTGCGGAGGACGAGGGCCAGGCAGGCCCGGGCCTGCCCCACGGCGCCACCCCGCTGCAGCTGCTGCGGGACATGAGCCAGGCGCTGCAGGCCCTGCGCGAGGAGAACCGGCTGCTGCAGGAGGAGAACAGGGCGCTGCACGTGCTGCGGGAGGAGCACCGCGTCTTCCAGGACGAGAACAAGGCCGTGTGGGAGAACAACAAGCTGAAGCTGCAGCAGAAGCTGGTCATCGACACGGTCACCGAGGTCACCGCCCGCATGGAGATGCTCATCGAGGAGCTCTACGCCTTCATGCCGGCCAAGAACAAGGACCCCAAGAAGCCCAGCAGAGTCTGA
- the CBY2 gene encoding protein chibby homolog 2 isoform X2: protein MSPLECSECFGDQLLHRTYTWHLTLRGTAEPFLRLHSLYSTPRCARQGPLPGLSRRVASQHSHPLNRFSSGPLDPMERPTSQADLELDYNPPRVQLSDEMFVFQDGRWVNEDCRLRSPYFSPSTSFHHKQHHKRLAKEYPLQEENRSLREENKALREENRALREENKILQVFWEEHKATQGREESQPSLPLLHRDNTSLEVLKKDNVALQVQRAQENRALQQLLEQRQPYWAQAEDKVAPVEESQPGPSAHEEPHSPGLLPDQGSGLSLPFEEPKGPPTPQDESKTLRALREMVGDLTASAAEDEGQAGPGLPHGATPLQLLRDMSQALQALREENRLLQEENRALHVLREEHRVFQDENKAVWENNKLKLQQKLVIDTVTEVTARMEMLIEELYAFMPAKNKDPKKPSRV from the coding sequence AGGGGCACCGCTGAGCCCTTCCTGCGGCTCCACAGCCTGTACAGCACCCCCCGCTGCGCGCGCCAGGGCCCCCTGCCCGGGCTGAGCCGCAGGGTCGCCAGCCAGCACTCGCACCCGCTGAACCGCTTCTCCTCCGGGCCCTTGGACCCCATGGAGCGCCCCACCTCCCAGGCGGACCTCGAGCTGGACTACAACCCTCCCCGGGTGCAGCTCAGCGACGAGATGTTTGTGTTCCAGGACGGGCGGTGGGTGAACGAGGACTGCCGCCTGCGGTCGCCTTACTTCTCTCCCTCCACCTCGTTCCACCACAAGCAGCACCACAAGAGGCTGGCCAAGGAGTACCCGCTGCAGGAGGAGAACAGGTCCCTGCGGGAGGAGAACAAGGCCCTGCGCGAGGAGAACCGGGCCCTGCGCGAGGAGAACAAGATCCTGCAGGTCTTCTGGGAGGAGCACAAGGCGACGCAGGGCCGCGAGGAGAGCCAGCCCTCCTTGCCTCTGCTGCACCGCGACAACACGTCCCTGGAGGTGCTGAAGAAGGACAACGTGGCCCTGCAGGTGCAGCGCGCCCAGGAGAACCGCGCCCTGCAGCAGCTGCTGGAGCAGCGGCAGCCCTACTGGGCCCAGGCGGAGGACAAGGTGGCCCCCGTGGAGGAAAGCCAGCCGGGCCCCTCGGCCCATGAGGAGCCGCACAGCCCTGGGCTGCTGCCCGACCAGGGCTCGGGCCTCTCCTTGCCCTTCGAGGAGCCCAAAGGGCCCCCGACCCCGCAGGACGAGTCCAAGACGCTGCGCGCCCTGCGGGAGATGGTCGGCGACCTGACGGCGTCGGCTGCGGAGGACGAGGGCCAGGCAGGCCCGGGCCTGCCCCACGGCGCCACCCCGCTGCAGCTGCTGCGGGACATGAGCCAGGCGCTGCAGGCCCTGCGCGAGGAGAACCGGCTGCTGCAGGAGGAGAACAGGGCGCTGCACGTGCTGCGGGAGGAGCACCGCGTCTTCCAGGACGAGAACAAGGCCGTGTGGGAGAACAACAAGCTGAAGCTGCAGCAGAAGCTGGTCATCGACACGGTCACCGAGGTCACCGCCCGCATGGAGATGCTCATCGAGGAGCTCTACGCCTTCATGCCGGCCAAGAACAAGGACCCCAAGAAGCCCAGCAGAGTCTGA